DNA from Acidobacteriota bacterium:
GCTATTAGGACAAAAAACAGTCAATTAAATGCCTTTGAGGATACTTTGAACGCTGAGGTAATCCATGAATATGTGGAAAAAATGCTTTCCTGCTTTTCTTGTGTGGTTCATTGCAGGCACAGAAATTCTGGGGGAGAAGGACCTGAGTATACAACCATTGGACTTTTAGGAGCGAACCTGGGGATTTCAAATACAAAGCAGGTTATAGAACTCAACAATCTTGCCAATAATTTGGGACTTGATGTCTCATCAACTGGAACTATCATAGCCTGGGCAATAGAACTTTTTGAAAAGGGATATTTAGATGAGAAAACTTATGGAAAAGCTCTAAAGTTTGGAGACTATTTAGGAATCAAGTCTCTTATGATAGAAATATCACGAAGAGAGGACCTTGGAAATATCTTGGCTGAGAGCACTAAGGCAGTTGAGAGGTTTGGAAGAGAAACATCAGACTTTTTAATAGCAATTAAAGGCTTGCCCCAGTCTGATCCCCATGATGTAAGATATTTAAAAAGTTTTGCCCTTGGAATAGCTGTTGCATCCAGGGGAGCTGACCATTTAAGAAATCGCCCAACTCTTGACATATTTGACCTTCCAGAAGAACTTCTAAAAAGTATATATGGTCAACCTGTCGATAAAAACCCTACCTCTTATAAAGATAAAGATTTACTGGTTTTCACCCATGAAAATATATATGCAGTTACTGATTCTTTAGGGATATGCAAGTTTATATGTCATGGTTTTAACAGTCCAGGCCTTTTAAAATATAAACACTTTTCTGAACTCATTCGAGTCACAACTGGCTGGGAAGTTTCAGTAGAAGAATTAAAAGAGTCTGGTAAAAGAATCGTTGATTTAGAAAGAATGATTAATCTTCGTGAAGGAATCACACGGAAAGATGACACGCTTCCAAAGAGATATTTTGATGAGGAGATGAAATTAAGGGTGGCAAAAGGTCATCGAATCGATAGAGAAAAATTTCAAGAAATGCTTTCAGGATATTATAAACTCCGAAAATGGAACGAAGATGGAACACTTTATCCTGAAAGAATAAATGAACTGGAAAGATATTATGAATAAACAGCCTGACAAAATAGTATACGCTAATTCTGAACTTTGCACTGGATGTGAATTATGTACATTTGCCTGTTCTGTAATAAGGTTTGGAGAAGCAAACCCTAAGAAATCCGGTATATTTATAAAGCGCGATTTATTTGAAAGGTATGAAATTCAATTTATATGCAGACATTGTGAGATTCCTTTTTGTGTTGATGCTTGCATTGTCGGCACAATGCAGAAAGATAGAAAAACAGGATTTGTAAACAATGATCCAAAAAGATGCGTCGGATGCTGGAGCTGTATTATGGTATGTCCTTATGATTCAATCATGCGTTCTTTTCTTATGGAGGAAAGAAAGGAAATTGCGGTTAAATGCAATGGATGTCCTCAGCGAGAGATTCCAGCCTGCGTCCAAGTATGTCCAACAGGCGCGCTTGCCTATGAATGAAAGATTTTTTAGCCACCTGATAAAGCCATCAATATCTTTACTTCATCATTATCATTAATTTCACTATCAATTCCTTTGAGTTGATCGTTTACTGCAATTAGGATATGAGAATGAAGTTTTTCTGTCCCTGATTCAAATATTTCATCTTTTAAAGAAGGATTTTGTGATATCAATTTTTTTAAAGCTTCTTTTACTGTTGATGCTCCTTCAACAACAACCTCATTTCTTAATTCAGGTATCATATCCTTTGGAATAAATTTAATCTTAACTTTCAACCTAAAATCCTTTCTATAAAACTCTTAAAATCTTCACTATCAAAGTAATTTTATTCCTGAAAACAAATTATTTCAACAAATTGAAATATTGTTGAATTTGCTTTATGTTATTAAATGGAATTTTATCCTATTATTCTGTTATAAAAAAATAGGATTTAGGGAAAAGCATGATGAAAAAATCCAGGATAAATGTAACAAGTATTTTTATATTTGGAATCGTTGTGGCCGTGGGTTTATACTTCTTTCTTACTCCCAATACAGGAA
Protein-coding regions in this window:
- a CDS encoding aldehyde ferredoxin oxidoreductase family protein — protein: MSEDIYLRSNVYEVELTSGKIHSYHTPFKVIQGFLGGRGLNMYYLYKFLKPKIDPLSPENVLIFGTGLLTGTGVPNSGRFNVSTHSPESDALGDANCGGFFGPYLRYAGIDRLIIKGKSNHPCYLYIENGNIDIRDASSYWGLNTVDCQRKMRQDLGSDIQIACIGEAGEKMVRFATIMNGMKNAAARGGMGAVMGSKKLKAIVCRGNMGIPIKYPEEFLKKVVEIKDYLYSSKVIKVLGRVGTPLLYDVSNFLGAIRTKNSQLNAFEDTLNAEVIHEYVEKMLSCFSCVVHCRHRNSGGEGPEYTTIGLLGANLGISNTKQVIELNNLANNLGLDVSSTGTIIAWAIELFEKGYLDEKTYGKALKFGDYLGIKSLMIEISRREDLGNILAESTKAVERFGRETSDFLIAIKGLPQSDPHDVRYLKSFALGIAVASRGADHLRNRPTLDIFDLPEELLKSIYGQPVDKNPTSYKDKDLLVFTHENIYAVTDSLGICKFICHGFNSPGLLKYKHFSELIRVTTGWEVSVEELKESGKRIVDLERMINLREGITRKDDTLPKRYFDEEMKLRVAKGHRIDREKFQEMLSGYYKLRKWNEDGTLYPERINELERYYE
- a CDS encoding 4Fe-4S dicluster domain-containing protein; the encoded protein is MNWKDIMNKQPDKIVYANSELCTGCELCTFACSVIRFGEANPKKSGIFIKRDLFERYEIQFICRHCEIPFCVDACIVGTMQKDRKTGFVNNDPKRCVGCWSCIMVCPYDSIMRSFLMEERKEIAVKCNGCPQREIPACVQVCPTGALAYE
- a CDS encoding MoaD/ThiS family protein, with the translated sequence MKVKIKFIPKDMIPELRNEVVVEGASTVKEALKKLISQNPSLKDEIFESGTEKLHSHILIAVNDQLKGIDSEINDNDEVKILMALSGG